One genomic window of Halorubrum hochsteinianum includes the following:
- a CDS encoding DUF7344 domain-containing protein: MRLRDLDPRDSTGDDRNGTGAGGRDGRSEREENAPTVDGSEDGTVARPASATGRLAADEGDSTADDGSHSAAGVAADDLLELLSNRRRRYLWRALRREGVELELSDASRRIAAWENGVDVEDVEYDQRKSVYNSLHQFHCPKMADAGLIEFDKRSSTVRLATELPPQLTVTVEPDTEDVRNTACGALAVAGGVVLGAWALRLPVFGTLSLAAVGLSLGIGATAALLVYSLFVRTEYGLSLADALSRVDG, encoded by the coding sequence ATGCGCCTCCGGGATCTGGATCCGAGAGACTCGACCGGTGACGATCGGAACGGGACGGGCGCAGGCGGCCGCGACGGGAGGAGCGAACGGGAGGAGAACGCGCCTACGGTCGACGGTTCGGAGGATGGGACGGTCGCCCGGCCGGCGAGCGCGACCGGCCGGCTCGCGGCGGACGAGGGCGATTCCACGGCCGACGACGGGTCCCACTCGGCCGCGGGCGTGGCGGCCGACGACCTCCTCGAACTACTGAGCAACCGGCGACGGCGGTACCTCTGGCGCGCGCTGCGTCGCGAGGGGGTGGAGCTGGAGCTGTCCGACGCGTCGCGCCGGATCGCGGCGTGGGAGAACGGCGTCGACGTCGAGGACGTCGAATACGACCAGCGCAAGAGCGTGTACAACTCGCTCCACCAGTTCCACTGCCCGAAGATGGCCGACGCGGGGCTGATCGAGTTCGACAAGCGGAGTTCGACGGTCCGGCTCGCGACGGAGCTCCCGCCGCAGCTGACCGTGACCGTGGAGCCGGACACGGAGGACGTCCGCAACACGGCCTGCGGGGCGCTCGCGGTCGCTGGCGGCGTCGTCCTCGGCGCGTGGGCCCTCCGACTGCCCGTCTTCGGGACCCTGTCGCTGGCCGCGGTCGGCCTCTCGCTGGGCATCGGCGCGACCGCGGCCCTCCTCGTCTACTCGCTTTTCGTTCGAACCGAGTACGGGCTGTCGCTCGCCGACGCGCTCAGCCGCGTCGACGGCTGA
- a CDS encoding PGF-CTERM sorting domain-containing protein — translation MTTHTTRGRLLVCLLVALVAITPLSAGTAAAAVGTAPVDQTEPTGELTLTTTNQTDETVTVTLSTTVDDVAGYQANLTFDPDSTAVQSVSGGEGQFSADPVTNVDNENGSVNFNQVAANISSGSDAPTMATLVFAVPEEPTDVTFVPEDSLVTTSEPEDVTNLVRDGVTLAGDGSDGGDGSDGGDGGDGSDGGDGGTGSPPAGGGDGGDGSGGSDGGTGGTAPPSGDEAATVEADVTPVDGGATLSATDVEAGSTVEADLGDAVGDGTVAVDGLTVETAAAVDSLTVEARSVDAETVPAEPPASGDDPSYLEFETNASSDAVANATVSFTADADALGAEPEDVRLFRLVDGEWNALETTHEADGVYTAETPGFSYFAVSGAADDADADDSDSTGGDGSGGSSDSGDDSAAGGDAGDDAGDDSSSGSDGGSGGDGDEPILEEQTPGFGVLTTLLAALGAALLARRR, via the coding sequence ATGACGACTCACACCACACGCGGACGACTGCTCGTTTGCCTCCTCGTCGCGCTCGTCGCGATCACACCGCTCTCGGCCGGCACCGCCGCTGCTGCGGTAGGGACCGCTCCCGTCGACCAGACGGAGCCGACGGGCGAACTGACGCTGACCACAACGAACCAGACCGACGAGACGGTGACCGTGACGCTCTCGACGACGGTCGACGACGTCGCGGGCTATCAGGCGAACCTGACGTTCGACCCGGATTCGACCGCGGTCCAGAGCGTCTCCGGGGGCGAGGGGCAGTTCTCGGCCGATCCCGTGACGAACGTCGACAACGAGAACGGCTCAGTGAACTTCAATCAGGTCGCCGCGAACATCTCGTCGGGAAGCGACGCGCCGACGATGGCGACGCTCGTCTTCGCGGTGCCGGAGGAACCGACCGACGTGACGTTCGTCCCCGAAGACTCTCTCGTGACGACGAGCGAACCCGAAGACGTCACGAACCTCGTGCGCGACGGCGTCACCCTCGCCGGTGACGGGAGCGACGGTGGAGACGGTAGCGATGGCGGTGACGGTGGTGACGGTAGCGATGGCGGCGACGGCGGAACCGGTTCCCCGCCGGCAGGCGGCGGAGACGGCGGCGACGGAAGCGGCGGTAGCGACGGCGGAACCGGCGGCACCGCCCCGCCGAGCGGCGACGAGGCGGCGACGGTCGAGGCGGACGTGACGCCGGTCGACGGCGGCGCGACCCTCTCGGCGACCGACGTCGAGGCCGGGTCGACCGTCGAGGCCGACCTCGGCGACGCGGTCGGCGACGGGACCGTCGCGGTCGACGGGCTAACGGTCGAGACCGCGGCGGCGGTCGACTCGCTCACCGTCGAGGCGCGGTCGGTCGACGCCGAGACGGTTCCGGCGGAGCCGCCCGCGTCCGGCGACGACCCCTCGTACCTCGAGTTCGAGACGAACGCCTCGTCGGACGCCGTCGCGAACGCCACGGTCTCGTTCACCGCCGACGCCGACGCGCTCGGCGCGGAGCCGGAGGACGTGCGGCTGTTCCGGCTGGTCGACGGCGAGTGGAACGCGCTGGAGACGACCCACGAGGCCGACGGCGTCTACACGGCCGAGACGCCCGGGTTCTCGTACTTCGCCGTCTCGGGAGCTGCCGACGACGCCGACGCCGACGACTCGGACTCGACGGGCGGCGACGGTTCCGGCGGATCGTCCGACTCCGGTGACGACTCGGCGGCGGGCGGCGACGCCGGCGATGACGCCGGCGACGACTCGTCGTCCGGGAGCGACGGCGGGAGCGGGGGCGACGGCGACGAGCCGATCCTCGAAGAACAGACGCCCGGGTTCGGCGTCCTCACGACGCTGCTCGCGGCGCTCGGTGCCGCGCTGCTCGCCCGTCGACGCTGA